A window from Fragaria vesca subsp. vesca linkage group LG5, FraVesHawaii_1.0, whole genome shotgun sequence encodes these proteins:
- the LOC101311863 gene encoding glycerophosphoryl diester phosphodiesterase-like, with the protein MAASHCFTPFVFLLLLVGCSGRPLYPLPSKIANAYRQPLQTSRPYNIAHRGSNGEIPEETAAAYMRAIEEGTDFIETDILSSKDGVLICFHDVTLDDTTDIAQHKEFADRKQTYDVQGVNTTGFFTVDFTLKELKTLRVKQRYAFRDQQYNGKFPIITFEEFISIALDAPRVVGIYPEIKNPVLINQHVKWSDGKRFEDKFVETLKKYGYKGSYMSKDWLKKPAFIQSFAPTSLVYVSNLTDLPKIFLIDDISIPTQDTNQSYWEITSDSYLSYIKDYVVGIGPWKDTIVPVVNNYLQTPTDLVSRAHAHNLQVHPYTYRNENSFLHFDFHEDPYQEYEYWLKEIGVDGLFTDFTGSLHKYQEWTSFNQSDYNNASKLLHQIALLVSSYTKA; encoded by the exons ATGGCTGCTTCTCACT GCTTTACTCCTTTTGTATTTCTACTACTCCTTGTTGGGTGTTCAGGAAGGCCATTATATCCACTTCCAAGTAAAATTGCCAATGCATATAGACAGCCTCTACAAACTTCTAGACCATACAACATTGCACATCGAGGATCAAATGGAGAGATTCCTGAAGAAACTGCTGCTGCATACATG AGAGCTATTGAAGAGGGTACAGATTTCATTGAAACAGATATTCTCTCTTCAAAAGATGGAGTTCTAATATGCTTTCATGATGTGACCCTCGATGATACAACTGATATTGCACAGCATAAGGAATTTGCAGATCGCAAACAGACCTATGATGTTCAAGGGGTCAACACCACTGGTTTTTTCACTG TTGATTTTACACTTAAAGAACTGAAGACTTTACGAGTGAAGCAGAGATACGCATTTCGTGATCAACAATACAATG GAAAATTTCCTATCATTACTTTCGAGGAGTTCATTTCAATTGCGCTGGACGCACCCAGAGTTGTTGGCATATATCCTGAGATTAAGAATCCTGTATTGATCAATCAACAT GTAAAGTGGTCGGATGGTAAGAGATTTGAGGACAAGTTTGTGGAGACACTTAAAAAGTATGGATACAAGGGTTCATATATGTCGAAAGATTGGCTGAAGAAACCTGCATTTATCCAGTCATTTGCTCCAACTTCACTTGTTTATGTATCAAACCTGACGGACTTGCCCAAGATCTTTTTGATTGACGATATTTCAATCCCTACTCAAGACACTAATCAG TCGTATTGGGAAATTACTTCAGACAGCTACCTTAGCTACATTAAGGATTATGTGGTAGGCATTGGACCTTGGAAAGACACTATTGTTCCTGTAGTAAATAATTATTTGCAAACACCTACAGATCTGGTCTCCAGGGCTCATGCACATAACCTACAG GTACACCCATATACATACAGGAACGAGAACTCCTTCCTGCACTTTGACTTTCATGAAGATCCGTATCAAGAGTATGAGTACTGGCTTAAGGAGATAGGCGTTGATGGACTCTTTACAGACTTTACAGGCAGCCTGCATAAGTATCAAGAATGGACCTCCTTTAATCAAAGTGATTACAATAATGCATCAAAGTTATTGCATCAAATAGCATTGCTGGTCTCTTCCTATACAAAGGCATGA
- the LOC101310996 gene encoding ras GTPase-activating protein-binding protein 1-like — MQEANLANPTLPPSAQLVGNAFVEQYYQVLHHSPELVYKFYQDSSALSRTDINGNMTTVKTMDAIRIKIKSLNYEEYTAEIKTADAQESFEKGVIVLVTGCLTGKDNVGRKFTQTFFLAPQENGYYVLNDVFRYIEDNESSQTNSVPVNTVDESAPVAASIAEPEPTQAPEPLVVEEPATFVDEDPNNGPEVVDPSDIEEGSVIEDEVVIEEPPIESIQSRDLPEVDPIPETQEDAPKKSYASIVKVMKSSVTSSPVRVARPRTVSANTDHPSVGSAKPSPAPEASAPSGDAAPESSNAHEEAEGHSIHVRNLPYDATVEQLEKEFKKFGSIKRDGIQVRSSKQGFCFGFVEFESVSSMQNALEASPIMIGDRQAVIEEKRTTTRVSNGGRGRFSSGRAGFRSDSFRGGRANYGGGGSRSFGRNEFRNQGEFQRSKSSAGRNGEGYQRVNPNGRGGGRQGAANNRSSVPT; from the exons ATGCAAGAAGCAAATTTGGCAAATCCTACCCTTCCTCCCAGTGCTCAGCTTGTTGGCAATGCCTTTGTGGAGCAATATTACCAGGTCCTTCACCACTCACCAGAATTGGTGTATAAGTTTTATCAAGATTCAAGCGCTTTAAGCAGGACAGATATCAATGGCAACATGACAACAGTCAAGACGATGGAT GCAATAAGGATAAAGATTAAATCCTTAAATTACGAAGAGTATACAGCGGAAATAAAGACTGCAGATGCTCAGGAATCTTTTGAGAAAGGGGTCATTGTTTTAGTGACTGGATGCTTGACTGGAAAAGACAACGTGGGAAGGAAATTCACCCAAACGTTCTTCCTAGCTCCACAGGAAAATGGGTACTATGTCTTAAATGATGTTTTTAGGTATATCGAGGACAATGAATCATCGCAGACAAATAGTGTCCCAGTTAACACCGTTGATGAAAGTGCTCCAGTAGCTGCCTCAATTGCAGAACCAG AACCTACTCAAGCTCCTGAGCCTCTTGTGGTGGAGGAACCTGCAACTTTTGTTGATGAGGATCCCAATAATGGTCCTGAAGTTGTTGATCCTTCAGATATAGAGGAAGGATCAGTTATCGAAGATGAGGTTGTGATAGAGGAGCCCCCGATTGAGTCAATTCAGAGTAGAGATCTTCCAGAAGTTGATCCAATCCCTGAAACCCAGGAGGATGCTCCGAAGAAATCATATGCATCGATT GTAAAGGTAATGAAAAGTAGTGTCACATCCAGTCCTGTCCGTGTTGCCCGACCGAGGACAGTATCTGCAAACACTGACCATCCATCCGTTGGCTCTGCAAAACCTTCTCCTGCACCAGAAGCATCAGCTCCTAGTGGCGATGCTGCTCCAGAAAGTAGCAATGCACATGAGGAAG CTGAAGGTCACTCCATACATGTAAGGAATTTGCCGTATGATGCGACTGTCGAACAACTTGAGAAGGAGTTTAAGAAATTTGGGTCTATTAAGCGGGACGGGATCCAAGTCAGAAGTAGTAAG CAAGGATTCTGTTTTGGCTTTGTTGAATTTGAAAGCGTGAGTTCCATGCAAAATGCGCTTGAG GCTTCACCTATCATGATCGGCGATCGTCAAGCGGTGATTGAGGAAAAGAGAACCACAACCCGAG TTAGCAATGGTGGAAGAGGAAGGTTTTCTTCAGGAAGAGCTGGCTTCCGAAGTGACTCTTTCAGGGGTGGTCGTGCAAACTATGGTGGTGGTGGTAGCCGTAGTTTTGGCAGGAATGAATTCAGAAACCAGGGTGAGTTTCAACGATCCAAGTCCTCGGCTGGACGCAATGGCGAGGGTTATCAGCGTGTTAATCCAAATGGCAGGGGTGGTGGTCGCCAAGGAGCAGCAAACAACCGCAGTTCTGTTCCTACTTGA
- the LOC101311574 gene encoding mitochondrial import receptor subunit TOM5 homolog, whose translation MASYGISVEKTKAFLKSQYQSEEKWAHNVKLLRALGMFAGSVILFRSYGDMMAI comes from the exons ATGGCGAGCTACGGGATCTCGGTGGAGAAGACCAAGGCTTTCTTGAAGTCGCAGTACCAGAGCGAGGAGAAGTGGGCTCACAACGTG AAACTGCTTCGTGCTCTCGGTATGTTTGCAGGATCGGTGATTCTATTTCGGAGTTACGGTGATATGATGGCAATTTGA
- the LOC101299304 gene encoding polyadenylate-binding protein RBP47B-like translates to MAFLSKFGNVLRQSASKQINSDLSPFKLWTHQAVRCMSSMGSSKVFIGGVSYQTDDAGLREAFGRYGDVVDARIITDRETGRSRGFGFVTYTTPEEASSAIQGLDGKDLHGRIIRVNYATDRPRGNFSYGGGDGSYSGGGGGGYGGGSYGGSYSGGYGGGRGGGGSYSGGGGGGGGHNSFGNDSYSRAGNYGSLNSLEIASGGGFGNNTDFGPPSGVGTGGADNFGVGGGSDNSFPDGDDQFGYQNRA, encoded by the exons ATGGCTTTCTTAAGTAAGTTTGGGAATGTACTTCGGCAGTCTGCAAGCAAGCAGATCAACTCTGACTTGTCTCCCTTCAAACTGTGGACCCATCAGGCTGTAAGATGCATGTCGTCCATGGGAAGCTCAAAGGTCTTTATAGGAG GTGTATCGTATCAGACAGATGATGCCGGTCTGAGGGAGGCTTTTGGAAGATATGGTGATGTTGTTGATG CACGAATCATCACAGACCGCGAGACTGGCAGATCGAGAGGATTTGGATTTGTTACTTACACTACACCTGAGGAAGCATCAAGTGCCATTCAGGGTTTGGATGGGAAG GATCTTCATGGCCGTATAATAAGGGTGAATTATGCAACTGACAGGCCTCGTGGCAATTTCAGTTATGGTGGTGGTGATGGTAGTTACAGTGGTGGTGGCGGCGGTGGCTACGGGGGTGGCAGTTATGGCGGTAGTTACAGTGGTGGCTACGGTGGTGGCAGGGGCGGAGGCGGCAGTTACAGTGGTGGTGGTGGAGGCGGAGGCGGGCACAACAGCTTTGGCAATGACAGCTATAGTAGGGCCGGTAACTATGGAAGTTTAAACTCATTAGAGATTGCTAGTGGTGGAGGATTTGGCAACAACACAGATTTTGGTCCTCCCAGCGGTGTTGGTACTGGTGGTGCCGATAACTTTGGTGTTGGCGGTGGCAGTGACAATAGCTTTCCTGACGGGGACGATCAGTTTGGCTATCAGAATAGGGCCTGA
- the LOC101311283 gene encoding uncharacterized protein LOC101311283 — protein MEAKAFSGSRGLLPLLYTSPQRPKSMPAQTSIRAAATKKNSTQVKLLTRVEQLKLLTKAEKAGLLSAAEKSGLSLSAIEKLGLLSKAEEFGVLSAATDPGTPGALLTLSFGLLLLGPLSVFLVPEDYPWEVVVQAVVAAVSVVGGSAAFGASNFVSNLQKSS, from the exons ATGGAGGCTAAAGCGTTTTCGGGCAGTAGAGGACTGCTGCCGTTGCTGTACACTTCTCCCCAGAGACCCAAATCCATGCCTGCCCAGACGTCGATCCGCGCAGCCGCCACCAAGAAG AATTCGACACAAGTGAAGCTACTAACAAGGGTGGAGCAACTGAAGCTGCTGACCAAAGCCGAGAAAGCCGGCCTTCTATCGGCGGCAGAGAAGTCCGGCCTCTCACTGTCGGCGATAGAGAAGCTCGGGCTGCTATCAAAGGCAGAAGAATTTGGAGTCCTGTCGGCAGCCACGGACCCTGGAACTCCGGGGGCACTGCTGACTTTGAGCTTCGGACTACTGCTTTTGGGTCCTTTGTCTGTCTTTCTTGTGCCGGAGGATTACCCTTGGGAGGTGGTTGTCCAAGCTGTGGTCGCTGCTGTTTCTGTGGTGGGTGGTTCTGCAGCCTTCGGTGCATCAAATTTTGTATCGAACTTGCAGAAATCAAGCTGA
- the LOC101310704 gene encoding uncharacterized protein LOC101310704: MAKTASSLLQTLRRYVKKPWEITGPCADPEYRLAVPLATEYRLECPATVKVAACVPTANPEHVFDIKYFPRDQRRNRPPIKRTVLKKADVEKQMKEKTFTASDFPPVYLVDFVEEDYNARGGGYCK; encoded by the coding sequence ATGGCAAAAACGGCGTCGTCTCTCCTCCAAACCCTAAGGCGCTACGTGAAGAAGCCCTGGGAGATAACCGGCCCTTGCGCCGACCCGGAATACCGACTCGCCGTGCCTCTCGCCACCGAGTACCGCCTGGAGTGCCCCGCCACCGTGAAGGTCGCCGCCTGCGTGCCCACCGCCAACCCCGAGCACGTCTTCGACATCAAGTACTTCCCTCGCGACCAGCGCCGCAACCGGCCCCCGATCAAACGCACCGTTTTGAAGAAGGCCGACGTGGAGAAGCAGATGAAGGAGAAGACCTTCACCGCCTCGGATTTCCCGCCGGTGTACTTGGTGGATTTCGTCGAGGAGGACTACAATGCCAGAGGTGGAGGCTATTGTAAATGA
- the LOC101299009 gene encoding uncharacterized protein LOC101299009, with the protein MDLESQLSAIVAIPQSNAQALSEFDKQLKKAEEKFVRWESRDLMIWDSSPVEASKYLKGIEEIQSLIETIGGLSADEYGKKKKNLLYRANSVLKLAMSRLEDELIQILLQYKQCADPGHMSFRLFGVDQIGYDSFSLPSIDERSSELSSEKNNNSNESEDYVVDLVHPLGIPHIKSIANVMFASNFGDEFCHAFVNMRKDAFNEYLFDVLGWQKFSIEDVHMMEWTSLNSEMKKWNWIMKIVVRVCLASEKRLCEKILGEFGSFSSFCFLETTMDTMGCLLNFGVAIAIGARSPEKLFSFLDMYDVLANLRSYIDALFTEDAGCVIRNQFHEIVKSLGNLAKTTFVDFGNVIASNTSASPFSGGGIHPLIRYVMNFIKTVTDYSDTLNLLLKDQHMEGSAAEIKFEDQKCISPLTLSPTSVHVLSIIGILKSNLESRSKLYHNEALQHVFMMNNLHYMVQKIKNTRLEILFGDEWIRTQKSKVQQHVKDYVRATWSSAVSLLRDDIRVPHFLSKKSSKNRLKAFTVAFEEVYKIQTGWYVPDHELREDLQISTSQNVIHAYRNFVERVSVKYKITDKYMKYTVDDMEEHLLDLFEGSPRLLNKASTCRK; encoded by the coding sequence ATGGATTTGGAGTCTCAATTGTCTGCCATTGTAGCAATCCCTCAAAGCAATGCACAAGCACTGTCCGAGTTCGACAAGCAGCTCAAGAAAGCGGAGGAAAAATTTGTTCGTTGGGAATCGAGGGATTTGATGATATGGGATTCAAGTCCGGTGGAGGCTTCAAAGTACCTGAAAGGCATTGAAGAGATACAAAGCTTGATTGAAACTATCGGAGGCTTGTCAGCGGATGAGTATGGTAAGAAGAAGAAGAACCTTCTTTACAGGGCAAATAGTGTGTTGAAGTTGGCAATGTCAAGACTAGAGGATGAGCTAATCCAAATTCTCCTTCAGTACAAGCAATGCGCCGATCCAGGTCACATGTCTTTTCGTTTGTTTGGAGTTGATCAAATAGGGTATGATAGCTTCTCACTTCCTTCAATCGATGAAAGATCGAGTGAGCTATCATCGGAGAAGAATAATAATAGCAATGAATCAGAGGATTATGTGGTGGATCTGGTGCATCCTCTAGGAATACCTCATATTAAGTCCATTGCAAATGTTATGTTTGCTTCAAATTTTGGGGATGAGTTCTGCCATGCTTTTGTCAATATGAGGAAGGACGCTTTTAATGAGTACTTGTTCGATGTTCTTGGCTGGCAAAAATTCAGCATAGAAGATGTGCACATGATGGAGTGGACAAGCTTGAACTCGGAGATGAAGAAATGGAATTGGATAATGAAGATCGTCGTGCGTGTCTGTCTTGCTAGTGAGAAGCGTCTATGTGAAAAGATTTTAGGGGAGTTTGGATCTTTTAGCTCATTTTGCTTTCTTGAAACAACAATGGATACAATGGGGTGCCTTTTGAATTTTGGTGTTGCCATAGCCATAGGGGCTCGTAGTCCGGAGAAATTATTTTCATTTCTCGACATGTATGATGTTCTTGCAAATCTTCGAAGTTATATAGATGCTTTGTTCACAGAAGATGCAGGATGTGTCATAAGAAACCAATTTCATGAGATAGTGAAGAGCTTAGGAAATTTGGCAAAGACAACGTTTGTGGATTTTGGAAATGTCATTGCTTCCAACACATCAGCAAGTCCTTTCTCTGGTGGTGGTATTCATCCTCTCATTCGGTATGTCATGAACTTCATTAAGACTGTTACTGACTACAGTGATACACTTAACTTGCTTCTCAAGGATCAACACATGGAAGGATCAGCTGCTGAAATTAAGTTTGAAGATCAGAAATGCATTTCCCCTTTGACCCTCTCTCCGACATCTGTCCATGTTCTGTCAATTATTGGGATCCTAAAATCAAACCTTGAGAGCAGATCCAAATTGTACCACAATGAGGCTCTACAACATGTTTTCATGATGAACAATCTCCATTACATGGTTCAGAAGATCAAGAACACCAGACTCGAGATTCTTTTTGGAGATGAATGGATAAGAACACAGAAGAGTAAAGTGCAGCAACATGTTAAAGATTATGTGAGAGCTACTTGGAGTTCAGCCGTTTCCTTGTTAAGAGATGATATTCGAGTGCCACATTTTCTCTCAAAGAAAAGTTCTAAAAATAGGCTCAAGGCTTTCACTGTTGCTTTTGAGGAGGTATACAAGATACAGACAGGATGGTATGTACCAGATCATGAGCTTCGGGAAGACCTACAAATTTCAACTTCACAGAATGTAATCCATGCTTATCGGAATTTTGTCGAGAGGGTCTCTGTAAAATATAAGATCACCGACAAGTACATGAAGTACACTGTTGATGACATGGAGGAGCATCTTCTTGATCTATTCGAAGGGTCACCGAGATTATTAAACAAAGCATCTACATGCAGGAAGTGA
- the LOC101298717 gene encoding replication protein A 70 kDa DNA-binding subunit-like, translating to MAKLGPTPDAISTLLANPSPDGSSPIPEIVVQILDLRRNGNRYMFTASDGKMKLKGILNSDMSSMVDSGDFQNLSLVRILEYTVNDIPGKPEKCMIVIKCEMVSPPLEAEIESEVSKNEVKGEQVGIILKPKQEMVTKSANQIMHEQNGNMAPAARMAMTRRVHPIVSLNPYQGNWTIKVRVTNKGPMRTYTNARGQGCVFNVELTDEDGTEIQATMFNEAAKKFFEKFELGKVYYVSKGSLKLANKKFSTLKNDYEMTLNENSEVDEVCNEEAFVPETKFDFVPIDMLGPHVNQKVLVDVIGVVTSVSPTMSIRRKSNNESIPKRDITIADESKKVVVVSLWNDLATGVGQELLDKVNQSPVVAIKSVRVGDYQGVSLSTVSKSSIVVDPDLPEAKRLKSWYDSEGKEVSMASVGSGMSPSANSGAWSMYSDRIPLSHLKDNPSLGEDKPVFFSVKAYIGPIKSDQTLWYRACKVCNKKVTEGDGGYWCEGCQKIAEECSLRYILLARAMDATGEVYLSMFNNEAEKIIGCSADELDKLRSEEDNEYQLKLKQAAWVPHLFRVSVVQNEYNDQKRQRVTARAVAPLDFAAESKYMLEEISKMKAS from the exons ATGGCCAAGCTTGGACCAACCCCAGATGCGATTTCGACGCTGTTGGCGAACCCATCGCCGGACGGATCCAGTCCGATCCCGGAGATCGTGGTCCAGATCCTCGATCTCAGACGTAACGGCAACCGTTATAT GTTTACTGCTAGTGATGGGAAGATGAAGCTAAAGGGGATTCTCAACTCAGATATGAGTTCAATGGTTGACTCTGGGGATTTTCAGAACCTTAGCCTCGTTCGTATTCTTGAGTACACTGTTAATGACATTCCCGGCAAGCCTGAAAA ATGTATGATTGTGATAAAATGTGAGATGGTTTCGCCTCCTCTTGAGGCGGAGATTGAGAGTGAGGTTAGTAAAAATGAGGTGAAAGGAGAGCAGGTTGGGATTATTTTGAAGCCCAAGCAAGAGATGGTGACTAAATCAGCCAATCAGATTATGCATGAGCAGAATGGAAA TATGGCCCCGGCTGCACGAATGGCCATGACCAGAAGGGTTCATCCTATTGTGTCCTTGAATCCTTATCAAGGCAATTGGACTATAAAGGTTCGTGTAACAAACAAGGGACCCATGCGTACTTACACGAATGCTAGAGGTCAAGGCTGTGTTTTCAATGTGGAGTTAACAGATGAAGAT GGAACTGAAATTCAAGCTACAATGTTCAATGAAGCTGCAAAGAAGTTTTTTGAAAAGTTTGAATTGGGGAAGGTTTACTATGTTTCAAAGGGGTCTCTAAAGCTGGCTAACAAGAAGTTTAGCACATTAAAAAATGATTATGAAATGACTTTAAATGAGAATTCTGAGGTGGATGAAGTCTGCAATGAAGAAGCTTTTGTTCCTGAAACAAAATTTGATTTTGTCCCAATTGATATGCTGGGCCCCCATGTTAACCAAAAGGTGCTAGTGG ATGTTATTGGAGTTGTTACAAGTGTGTCTCCTACAATGAGTATTAGAAGGAAGAGCAACAATGAGAGTATCCCAAAGCGTGACATTACCATTGCTGATGAGTC GAAAAAAGTGGTTGTGGTTTCTTTATGGAATGATCTTGCAACTGGTGTTGGCCAGGAATTGCTGGACAAAGTCAATCAATCGCCTGTAGTCGCTATCAAATCCGTTAGAGTTGGAGACTATCAAG GTGTATCCTTGTCTACGGTGTCCAAGAGCTCAATAGTGGTGGATCCAGATTTACCTGAAGCAAAGAGGTTGAAATCCTG GTATGATTCTGAAGGTAAAGAGGTTTCAATGGCATCTGTTGGCTCTGGTATGAGCCCATCAGCCAATAGTGGAGCATGGTCCATGTACTCTGATAGAATCCCCCTGTCTCATTTGAAAGATAACCCATCCTTGGGAGAGGACAAG CCTGTGTTTTTCAGTGTTAAAGCTTATATAGGCCCCATCAAGTCTGATCAGACTCTCTGGTACCGGGCTTGCAAAGTATGCAACAAAAAGGTGACTGAAGGTGATGGGGGTTACTGGTGTGAAGGGTGCCAGAAAATTGCTGAAGAATGCAGTCTAAG GTATATATTACTTGCAAGAGCTATGGATGCAACTGGTGAAGTATATCTTTCAATGTTCAATAATGAAGCAGAGAAGATTATTGGGTGCTCTGCAGATGAGCTAGATAAATTGAGATCAGAG GAGGACAACGAGTACCAGCTGAAGTTGAAACAAGCTGCTTGGGTTCCTCATCTTTTCAGGGTCAGTGTTGTTCAGAATGAATACAATGACCAGAAGAGGCAAAGGGTAACTGCCAGGGCAGTTGCTCCACTTGATTTCGCTGCTGAATCCAAATATATGCTGGAAGAGATATCGAAGATGAAGGCCTCTTAA
- the LOC101312154 gene encoding presenilin-like protein At2g29900-like, with the protein MAQNPRPTSILETLGEELVRIITPVSICMFLVVILVSVLSSDSSVTVNSVATIAYTETTSDSTWDKFVGALLNSLVFVAVITLVTFVLVLLFYLRCTKFLKAYMGFSSFIVLGFMGGEVALFLVQDFNVPIDCVTFLVVLFNFAVVGVLAVFMSKMAILVTQGYLIVIGMLVAYWFTLLPEWTTWVLLVAMALYDLAAVLLPVGPLRLLVELAISRDEEIPALVYEARPVVASQGPRRVWRDRRNESENNDNVGSGLGENLSSGLSSNVNASVGFGNRNESSLVGAEEGRVADRGQELSVPLLEQITSAQLEQITSAQQHGLEDAASGESMLLEGIGLGSSGSIKLGLGDFIFYSVLVGRAAMYDFMTVYACYLAIIGGLGVTLILLALYQKALPALPVSILLGVLFYVLTRFLLEAFVVQCTLNLIMF; encoded by the coding sequence ATGGCCCAAAACCCAAGACCCACAAGCATCCTCGAAACTCTCGGCGAAGAACTCGTCAGAATCATAACCCCGGTCTCCATCTGCATGTTCCTCGTCGTCATCCTCGTCTCAGTTTTAAGCTCAGACTCATCGGTGACCGTTAATTCCGTTGCCACCATTGCTTACACGGAGACAACCTCGGACTCTACCTGGGACAAATTCGTAGGTGCCCTTCTGAACTCTCTTGTCTTCGTGGCTGTCATCACTCTTGTCACATTTGTGTTGGTCCTTCTGTTCTATCTCAGATGCACTAAGTTCTTGAAAGCCTACATGGGCTTCTCCTCGTTTATTGTCTTGGGCTTCATGGGCGGCGAGGTTGCTTTGTTTCTGGTCCAGGATTTTAATGTTCCGATTGATTGCGTCACGTTTTTAGTTGTGTTGTTTAATTTTGCTGTTGTGGGTGTGTTGGCTGTGTTCATGTCGAAAATGGCGATACTTGTGACACAAGGCTACTTGATTGTGATTGGGATGCTGGTTGCTTATTGGTTTACGTTGTTGCCGGAATGGACTACTTGGGTGCTGTTGGTGGCCATGGCATTGTATGATCTCGCCGCGGTTTTGCTGCCTGTTGGGCCGCTGAGGTTGTTGGTTGAGCTTGCGATTTCTAGAGATGAGGAAATTCCGGCTTTGGTGTATGAGGCCCGGCCTGTGGTGGCGTCTCAGGGTCCGAGAAGGGTTTGGAGAGATAGGAGGAATGAGAGTGAGAATAATGACAATGTTGGTTCTGGTTTGGGTGAGAATTTGAGTTCCGGGTTGAGCTCTAATGTGAATGCTAGTGTTGGGTTTGGTAACAGGAATGAGTCGAGTTTGGTTGGGGCTGAAGAGGGGAGGGTTGCGGATAGGGGTCAAGAGCTTTCTGTGCCGTTACTAGAGCAGATAACAAGTGCTCAGCTAGAGCAGATAACAAGTGCTCAGCAGCACGGGTTGGAGGATGCTGCGTCGGGTGAAAGTATGTTGCTGGAAGGTATTGGATTGGGATCTTCTGGTTCGATCAAGTTGGGATTGGGAGACTTTATATTCTATAGTGTTTTAGTTGGGAGGGCGGCGATGTATGATTTTATGACAGTGTATGCTTGCTATCTTGCTATTATAGGCGGTTTGGGAGTTACTTTGATACTGCTGGCTTTGTATCAGAAAGCTTTGCCAGCTCTTCCTGTGTCAATACTGCTTGGTGTACTGTTTTATGTACTGACCCGGTTCTTGCTTGAAGCCTTTGTTGTACAGTGTACTTTGAATCTCATCATGTTTTAG
- the LOC101298430 gene encoding ninja-family protein AFP3-like, protein MAGQQEEYDLGLSLGGLYKRNSAGAHRARAVSEENAVAVAAAPRAGRAASLPTEREMELMREGLTEVQALSRVMAASLKLTIQKERTNGAPAVAAWLPGLVSAGGSGRLAATSSTVSGELMSTDGSSNRPAVTSSMIAKENADDPQQDPPRRDRLYNRNVARPIRRYRRNTIMPHVKTISADGKRVEGYLYKYLTGKVRIVCLCHGLFQSPAEFVNHAGGNVAGNPLKQITVSI, encoded by the exons ATGGCGGGACAGCAGGAGGAGTACGATCTCGGGCTCTCACTTGGTGGACTGTACAAGCGAAACTCCGCTGGGGCCCACAGGGCACGCGCTGTGTCGGAGGAGAATGCGGTGGCGGTGGCGGCGGCGCCGAGGGCCGGCAGGGCGGCTTCTCTGCCGACGGAAAGAGAGATGGAGTTGATGAGGGAGGGGCTGACTGAAGTTCAAGCTCTTAGCAGGGTGATGGCTGCAAGCTTGAAGCTGACTATTCAGAAGGAGAGGACTAACGGAGCGCCGGCGGTGGCGGCCTGGCTGCCTGGACTGGTTTCTGCAGGAG GATCAGGACGCCTGGCTGCAACAAGCAGCACAGTCAGTGGTGAGCTTATGTCTACAGACGGGAGCTCCAACCGGCCTGCAGTGACCAGCTCAATGATAGCTAAAGAGAATGCTGATGACCCTCAACAAGATCCACCAAGGAGGGATAGACTCTATAATCGCAATGTTGCAAGGCCGATTAGGCGCTATAGGAGGAACACCATTATGCCTCATGTGAAAACCATTAGTGCTGATGGGAAGAGGGTCGAGGGCTATTTGTACAAGTATCTTACAGGAAAAGTGAGAATCGTATGTCTTTGCCATGGCCTTTTCCAGTCTCCAGCAGAGTTTGTCAACCACGCCGGAGGCAATGTGGCCGGAAACCCCTTGAAGCAAATCACTGTTTCCATTTGA